In Microbulbifer celer, a single window of DNA contains:
- the ubiE gene encoding bifunctional demethylmenaquinone methyltransferase/2-methoxy-6-polyprenyl-1,4-benzoquinol methylase UbiE, protein MTQRKTTHFGYQEVPVDEKAGRVADVFHSVAARYDVMNDLMSGGVHRLWKRFTIELSAARPGQTILDIAGGTGDLTARFSRIVGPTGKVVLADINESMLKVGRDRLLDRGIAGNVETVQADAQYLPFPDNTFDCITIAFGLRNVTDKDLALRSMLRVLKPGGRLLVLEFSKPASKVLEKVYDQYSFRLLPFMGKLVADDADSYRYLAESIRMHPDQETLKGMMGEAGFVDCEFHNMTGGIVALHKGIKP, encoded by the coding sequence ATGACCCAACGCAAGACGACCCATTTCGGCTACCAGGAGGTACCGGTCGATGAGAAGGCCGGTCGGGTGGCGGATGTCTTCCATTCGGTGGCGGCGCGCTACGATGTGATGAACGATCTGATGTCCGGGGGCGTTCACCGCCTGTGGAAGCGTTTTACCATCGAGTTGTCGGCGGCGCGGCCGGGGCAGACGATTCTGGATATCGCCGGGGGTACCGGTGATCTGACGGCGCGGTTCTCCCGTATTGTGGGCCCTACCGGCAAGGTGGTGCTGGCGGATATCAATGAGTCGATGCTGAAGGTGGGGCGCGATCGCCTGCTGGACCGCGGTATTGCGGGGAATGTGGAAACGGTACAGGCGGACGCCCAGTATCTGCCGTTTCCGGATAATACCTTTGATTGCATCACCATTGCTTTCGGTCTGCGCAATGTGACAGACAAGGATCTGGCGCTGCGGTCGATGTTGCGGGTGCTGAAGCCCGGTGGTCGCCTGCTGGTGCTGGAGTTTTCCAAGCCGGCGTCGAAGGTGCTGGAGAAGGTCTACGATCAGTATTCGTTCCGCCTGCTGCCGTTTATGGGCAAGCTGGTGGCAGACGATGCGGACAGCTATCGCTATCTGGCGGAGAGTATCCGTATGCATCCTGACCAGGAGACATTGAAAGGCATGATGGGAGAGGCCGGCTTCGTGGACTGTGAATTCCACAATATGACCGGCGGCATTGTGGCTTTGCACAAGGGTATCAAGCCCTGA
- the tatB gene encoding Sec-independent protein translocase protein TatB — translation MFDIGFFELLLVGVVGLVVIGPERLPDAVRTTVRWWTQLKQTLGSAREELEREVGADDIRRELHNERVLRELQESKAEMERTFRKAENKFEQDLQAVTEQQKSDSVREGEDYLPEQGSDDKIPEEYLPEDEEDDSDLEDPEYPEHLHDHGDPEFNPHHPDHFHDEAHVGGSREVSDTDSSEAPSNERPESAAQDAPDETDKNSGQVEDKRS, via the coding sequence GTGTTTGATATCGGATTTTTCGAATTGCTGCTGGTTGGGGTTGTGGGCCTCGTGGTCATCGGTCCCGAGCGCCTTCCCGACGCGGTGCGCACTACGGTGCGCTGGTGGACGCAGTTGAAGCAGACACTCGGTAGTGCCCGTGAAGAACTGGAGCGCGAAGTCGGCGCTGACGACATCCGTCGCGAGCTACACAACGAGCGCGTGTTGCGGGAGTTGCAGGAAAGCAAGGCGGAAATGGAGCGCACCTTCAGGAAGGCGGAAAACAAGTTTGAGCAGGATCTGCAAGCGGTAACCGAGCAGCAAAAGTCGGATTCTGTGCGCGAAGGCGAAGACTACCTGCCTGAACAGGGTAGCGACGATAAAATCCCGGAGGAATATCTGCCGGAAGATGAAGAGGACGATTCGGACCTGGAAGACCCGGAATACCCCGAACATCTGCACGATCACGGTGACCCCGAGTTCAACCCGCACCATCCCGATCACTTTCACGATGAAGCACATGTCGGGGGAAGCAGAGAGGTAAGCGATACGGATAGCAGTGAAGCGCCGTCGAATGAGCGCCCTGAGAGCGCGGCGCAGGATGCACCCGACGAGACCGACAAAAACAGTGGGCAGGTGGAAGACAAGCGTTCATGA
- a CDS encoding alkaline phosphatase, whose product MIRNMLTAALATATLLGTCHSIGETGGDMQLPASQRSSHWFTDGEKALQRAAERQINNKRGAAKNVILFVGDGMGISTVTAARILAGQQQGLAGEEYRLSFEQLPFAGLIKTYNTNQQTPDSAGTATAMVTGVKTKAGVLSVEETVARGDCAASLEHPLTTALELAEGLGKGTGLVSTARITHATPASTYAKVPERGWEYRAPEGCKDIATQLVEMPVGDGVDVIMGGGRRNFLPKEVKDLEGQAGKREDGRNLIDAWKARYVDHTDKALYIEDQKGFDALDVASTEKLLGLFASSHMRYEADRHNDVAGEPALHEMTAKAIDLLDKNEQGYFMLVEGGRIDHGHHAGSAFNALTDAVELDRAVKVAMEKTSAEDTLIIVTADHSHVMTMAGYPTRGNPILGKVVGNDNHGHAEKSPALAADGKPYTTIGYTTGLGHADYGNETDADVRYGDPVDSGRKDLGNVDTTAPGFHQESLVPLGSETHGGEDVGIWARGPGAHLLSGTNEQSFIFHVMAHSGGLIGD is encoded by the coding sequence ATGATCCGCAACATGCTCACCGCCGCGCTTGCGACGGCAACACTACTCGGCACCTGCCACTCAATCGGTGAAACCGGCGGCGACATGCAGCTGCCGGCAAGTCAGCGTTCCAGTCACTGGTTCACCGATGGCGAGAAAGCCCTGCAGCGGGCCGCCGAGCGTCAGATCAACAATAAGCGCGGTGCGGCCAAGAATGTCATTCTGTTTGTGGGTGATGGTATGGGCATCTCCACCGTTACCGCCGCGCGCATTCTCGCCGGCCAGCAACAGGGGCTCGCCGGTGAGGAATATCGGCTCAGCTTTGAGCAGCTGCCGTTCGCCGGTCTGATCAAAACCTACAACACTAACCAGCAGACCCCGGATTCCGCCGGCACCGCCACCGCCATGGTCACTGGGGTGAAAACCAAGGCTGGCGTATTGAGTGTGGAAGAAACCGTGGCCCGCGGGGATTGCGCGGCGAGCCTCGAGCATCCGCTCACCACCGCGCTGGAACTGGCGGAGGGCCTGGGCAAAGGCACCGGTCTCGTCAGCACCGCCCGCATTACCCACGCCACGCCCGCCTCGACTTACGCCAAGGTACCGGAACGCGGTTGGGAATACCGCGCGCCGGAAGGCTGTAAAGATATTGCCACACAACTGGTAGAAATGCCGGTGGGCGATGGTGTCGACGTCATCATGGGCGGCGGGCGTCGCAACTTCCTGCCCAAAGAGGTGAAAGACCTGGAGGGGCAGGCGGGCAAACGCGAAGACGGCCGCAACCTGATCGACGCCTGGAAAGCGCGCTACGTCGACCACACCGACAAGGCGCTGTATATCGAAGATCAGAAAGGCTTCGATGCGCTGGATGTAGCGTCCACCGAAAAACTGCTGGGCCTGTTTGCAAGCTCCCATATGCGTTACGAGGCGGATCGCCACAACGATGTGGCCGGCGAACCCGCGCTGCACGAGATGACCGCGAAGGCCATCGACCTGCTGGATAAAAACGAGCAAGGGTATTTCATGCTGGTAGAGGGCGGCCGTATCGATCATGGCCACCATGCCGGCAGCGCCTTCAATGCCCTCACCGACGCAGTGGAGCTGGACCGCGCGGTAAAAGTGGCGATGGAAAAGACCAGCGCCGAAGATACTCTGATCATCGTCACCGCCGATCACAGCCATGTGATGACCATGGCCGGCTACCCCACTCGCGGTAACCCGATCCTGGGCAAAGTGGTGGGCAATGACAATCACGGACACGCTGAGAAATCCCCGGCACTCGCCGCCGACGGCAAACCCTACACCACTATCGGCTACACCACCGGCCTCGGCCATGCCGATTACGGCAACGAGACCGACGCGGATGTGCGCTACGGCGATCCCGTAGACAGCGGTCGCAAGGACCTCGGCAACGTGGACACCACCGCACCCGGCTTTCACCAGGAATCCCTGGTACCGCTGGGCTCCGAAACCCACGGCGGTGAAGACGTAGGCATCTGGGCCCGCGGCCCCGGTGCACACCTGCTGAGTGGCACCAACGAGCAGAGCTTTATTTTCCATGTGATGGCACATTCTGGGGGGCTGATCGGCGATTAA
- the dtd gene encoding D-aminoacyl-tRNA deacylase — MKGLIQRVSHARVDVAGEAIGAIDGGILLLLGVEATDSRESADKLLHKVLHYRIFSDEQGKMNLNVQQAEGGLLVVSQFTLVADTAKGLRPSFSRGATPQQAEALYDYFVAQAREKLATVASGQFAADMQVSLCNDGPVTFLLEV, encoded by the coding sequence ATGAAAGGACTGATTCAGCGGGTAAGTCACGCCAGAGTGGACGTGGCCGGAGAGGCGATTGGCGCCATTGACGGCGGTATTCTGCTGTTGCTGGGGGTAGAGGCCACTGACAGCCGTGAGAGCGCCGACAAGCTGCTGCACAAGGTGCTGCACTACCGCATATTCAGCGATGAACAGGGCAAGATGAACCTGAACGTTCAACAGGCGGAAGGCGGGTTGCTGGTGGTCAGTCAGTTCACTCTGGTGGCGGATACGGCCAAAGGTCTGCGCCCCAGTTTCAGCCGCGGCGCCACACCCCAGCAGGCGGAGGCGCTGTACGATTATTTTGTCGCGCAGGCCCGGGAAAAGCTCGCCACCGTGGCCAGTGGTCAGTTCGCTGCCGACATGCAGGTCTCACTGTGCAATGATGGCCCGGTCACCTTCCTACTGGAGGTCTGA
- a CDS encoding phosphoribosyl-ATP diphosphatase codes for MSDMLTQLDRVLRLRMEQGDAESSYVASLHHKGLNKILEKVGEEATELVLAAKDAEGKALDSDEHRALIGETADLWFHSLVMLAHLGTDHRAVLDELGRRFGLSGLEEKAARAKN; via the coding sequence ATGAGTGATATGCTGACACAACTGGATCGGGTGCTGCGCCTGCGCATGGAGCAGGGTGATGCAGAGTCGTCCTATGTCGCCAGCCTGCATCACAAGGGCCTGAACAAGATTCTGGAGAAGGTGGGTGAAGAAGCCACCGAGCTGGTGCTCGCGGCCAAAGATGCCGAGGGCAAGGCGCTGGATTCCGACGAACATCGCGCATTGATCGGCGAAACCGCGGACCTCTGGTTTCATTCCCTGGTCATGCTGGCCCACCTCGGCACCGACCACCGTGCAGTGCTCGACGAGCTGGGTCGCCGCTTTGGCCTTTCCGGCCTGGAAGAAAAGGCCGCCCGGGCCAAGAACTGA
- a CDS encoding ubiquinone biosynthesis accessory factor UbiJ: protein MTDPTFRAGFDATLETAINTALRYDPGTRARLTKLVGKVLGVTLTAPSMSLFLVIEEEAEGGYIEVHSRWSGDVTTELQGSALAFVQLLKNRDATPAKLGVTVRGSSALLAELQSILRDLDIDWEEPLSKLVGDSPAHQIGLGIRAASGWLRDTLRTAPQAGAEAVSEEWRVTPPAAQFEAFVDDVADLSAGVDRLEARLAHLHSKLKGRGNA, encoded by the coding sequence ATGACCGATCCCACTTTCCGCGCCGGCTTCGACGCCACCCTGGAAACCGCCATCAACACCGCGCTCCGGTACGATCCCGGCACCCGTGCACGCCTCACCAAACTGGTGGGCAAGGTGCTGGGGGTGACCCTGACGGCACCTTCCATGTCCCTGTTTCTGGTGATCGAGGAAGAGGCCGAGGGCGGATATATCGAGGTGCACAGCCGCTGGAGCGGCGATGTGACCACGGAGCTGCAGGGTTCGGCGCTGGCATTTGTGCAGTTGCTGAAGAACCGCGATGCTACGCCCGCAAAACTGGGGGTGACGGTGCGCGGGTCCAGCGCATTGTTGGCGGAGCTGCAGTCGATCCTGCGGGATCTGGATATCGATTGGGAGGAGCCGCTGTCGAAGCTGGTGGGTGACTCGCCGGCGCATCAGATTGGCCTTGGTATCCGCGCGGCCTCCGGCTGGCTACGGGATACACTGCGCACGGCGCCACAGGCGGGCGCGGAGGCGGTGAGCGAGGAGTGGCGGGTGACGCCGCCGGCGGCGCAGTTTGAGGCGTTTGTGGACGATGTGGCGGACCTGAGCGCGGGGGTGGACCGGCTGGAGGCGCGGTTGGCGCACTTGCACAGCAAGCTGAAAGGCCGGGGGAACGCGTAA
- the tatC gene encoding twin-arginine translocase subunit TatC: MSEREQPFIEHLIELRDRLLRTFVFVVVIFACMMPFAADIYDFVAEPLQSRLAEGAGMIATEVTSPFLTPFKTTFVLAFFIAIPFVLYQFWAFIAPGLYRNEKRLIVPLMASSVLLFYVGMAFAYYVVFPIIFDFFVSSAHADIKVMPDIRQYLDLALKLFFAFGFAFEIPIATLLLIWSGAVTADGLAKKRPYVIVACFAIGMLLTPPDMISQSLLAVPMWFLFEVGIFFGRWVRPKKQQDAEEAEH, translated from the coding sequence ATGAGCGAAAGAGAACAGCCATTCATCGAGCACCTGATCGAGCTGCGGGACCGCCTTCTGAGAACCTTCGTGTTCGTGGTCGTGATTTTTGCCTGCATGATGCCCTTCGCCGCGGATATCTATGACTTTGTCGCGGAGCCGCTGCAGAGTCGGCTGGCCGAAGGCGCGGGGATGATTGCTACCGAAGTCACCTCTCCCTTTCTAACCCCCTTCAAGACCACGTTTGTGCTGGCTTTTTTTATTGCCATCCCATTTGTGCTTTATCAGTTCTGGGCATTTATTGCCCCGGGGCTGTATCGCAATGAGAAACGCCTGATCGTCCCCTTGATGGCTTCCAGCGTTCTGTTGTTCTATGTGGGAATGGCGTTTGCCTATTACGTGGTTTTCCCGATTATCTTTGACTTCTTTGTCAGTTCAGCACACGCAGACATCAAGGTGATGCCGGATATCCGGCAGTATCTGGATCTGGCCCTGAAGCTGTTTTTTGCTTTCGGTTTTGCGTTCGAAATCCCGATTGCCACCCTGTTGTTGATCTGGAGTGGCGCGGTTACCGCAGACGGTCTGGCAAAAAAACGCCCCTACGTCATCGTGGCCTGCTTCGCCATCGGTATGTTGCTGACACCACCGGATATGATTTCCCAGTCGCTACTGGCCGTGCCCATGTGGTTTCTGTTTGAAGTGGGTATATTCTTTGGCCGCTGGGTTCGGCCGAAGAAACAACAGGATGCGGAAGAAGCCGAGCACTGA
- the hisI gene encoding phosphoribosyl-AMP cyclohydrolase, translating to MTNAVRTQSVSETDFTQAVSWNSDGLVPAIAQDFRTGRVLMMAWMNPESLRLTAEEGRAVYWSRSRGKLWRKGESSGHVQQVREIRLDCDGDTLVLMVEQLGGIACHTGRTSCFYQVLENGQWQIRQPVITDPKEIYRQDERSGRDEQSGKKQ from the coding sequence ATGACGAATGCAGTAAGGACGCAGAGCGTGAGCGAAACCGATTTTACACAGGCGGTGAGCTGGAACAGTGACGGCCTGGTTCCGGCTATTGCCCAGGACTTCAGGACCGGCCGCGTGCTGATGATGGCGTGGATGAACCCCGAGTCTCTGCGCCTCACCGCCGAAGAGGGCCGCGCGGTCTACTGGTCGCGCTCCCGGGGCAAGTTGTGGCGCAAGGGCGAATCGTCCGGCCATGTGCAGCAGGTGCGGGAAATTCGCCTCGATTGTGATGGCGATACTCTGGTACTGATGGTAGAACAGCTCGGAGGCATTGCCTGTCATACTGGCCGCACCAGCTGCTTTTATCAGGTGCTGGAAAACGGTCAGTGGCAGATCCGCCAGCCGGTGATCACGGATCCGAAAGAGATTTACCGGCAGGATGAAAGGTCGGGCCGGGACGAACAATCGGGAAAGAAACAATGA
- a CDS encoding aminopeptidase, whose product MSLHALVFRRVWIAILLGALLSGCETVHFYSQAAVGQLKILAGRKPIERLVADEKTAPELRGQLQRVQSIRAYAGAELHLPVGKAYGEFTQLEGEYPLWNLIAAPEFSLSPKRWCYPIAGCASYRGYFDKADAQAHAGRLRAAGYDVYLGPVPAYSTLGWFDDPVLSSFVDWKPSRLANLLFHELAHRRVYIAGDTRFNESFATAVAQIALPDWRRRQGIPAPAQASVAQARKINGLMVIARKQLEALYASDKPEGVKRQEKAATLERLRRCYRKMSEGWTRDERYAQMIEKTNNATLALVSEYQSQVPAFKVLFADSGQDWERFYSAVEQLGALPKAQRKARLAALSKRAQTSSRKVTGPSLHSETCMSAAN is encoded by the coding sequence ATGTCTCTGCACGCACTGGTTTTCCGGCGTGTGTGGATCGCTATTCTACTCGGTGCTCTGCTGTCGGGCTGTGAAACCGTGCACTTCTATTCTCAGGCCGCGGTGGGGCAGCTCAAAATTCTCGCCGGGCGCAAGCCCATCGAGCGACTGGTGGCGGATGAAAAAACGGCGCCGGAACTGCGCGGGCAGTTGCAGCGGGTGCAGTCAATACGCGCATACGCCGGTGCGGAACTGCACCTGCCGGTGGGCAAGGCGTACGGTGAATTTACCCAGCTGGAGGGAGAGTACCCGCTGTGGAACCTGATTGCCGCACCGGAGTTTTCCCTGTCCCCGAAACGCTGGTGCTATCCCATCGCCGGCTGTGCCAGCTATCGGGGATACTTTGATAAGGCAGATGCACAGGCCCATGCCGGCCGACTGCGTGCGGCGGGTTACGATGTCTACCTGGGTCCTGTGCCCGCCTACAGTACCCTGGGTTGGTTTGATGATCCGGTGCTGTCCAGCTTCGTCGACTGGAAACCCAGCCGACTGGCCAATCTGTTGTTCCACGAGCTGGCCCACCGCCGGGTGTATATCGCTGGCGATACCCGTTTCAATGAGAGTTTTGCCACCGCCGTGGCCCAGATCGCGCTGCCCGACTGGCGTCGGCGACAGGGAATCCCCGCACCGGCGCAGGCGAGTGTGGCCCAGGCACGCAAAATCAATGGCCTTATGGTCATTGCGCGCAAACAGTTGGAAGCACTGTACGCCTCGGACAAGCCTGAAGGCGTCAAGCGGCAGGAAAAAGCGGCGACGCTGGAGCGGCTGCGCCGCTGTTATCGCAAAATGTCCGAAGGCTGGACTCGCGACGAGCGCTACGCACAGATGATTGAAAAGACCAACAATGCGACGTTGGCGCTGGTGAGCGAATACCAGTCGCAGGTCCCTGCTTTCAAGGTGCTGTTTGCAGATTCCGGACAGGACTGGGAGCGTTTTTATTCCGCCGTGGAACAGTTGGGCGCCCTGCCCAAAGCGCAGCGCAAGGCGCGTCTGGCGGCGTTGAGCAAGCGCGCTCAGACCTCCAGTAGGAAGGTGACCGGGCCATCATTGCACAGTGAGACCTGCATGTCGGCAGCGAACTGA
- a CDS encoding PhoX family protein, translating into MIPFSKTPLALKLGLKISVAVAAFALLPACSDDDNNRNNPPVVTPNPNPGDDGDDGGDETPVRSLSFTGVPAPATDSEKRQILASPKVEVDGEEYDLGFHTLLRSGDSVNGNVVFGQLVDAAGQPLYGEDGMLKVTDANEHTSLLPIGERLFSVSQMETRPGAMFLMELDQNPENGELSTKDLWQIDQSGVDGGWVHCAASVTPWNAHLASEEYEPDARSLPTYIEAAENSYAAGMLDYYADPAEWNPYYYGWNIEINVTAKGDAEPITELSKHYAMGRIAFELSYVMPDSKTVYMTDDGTNVGLYMFIADTAGDLTAGTVYAAKWNQTSGEGLGSADLEWISLGHASNDEIDAAVHGGDGQPAVTFDDIFDVDAEGCVETATNGNTECLSVKPGMEKIASRLETRRYAALMGASTEFRKEEGVTFDPTGNKLYVAMSSVGAGMTDDVGHIQIAAGNSCGAVYALDVAADSEIGSDYVATNMNGLIGGIELTKETRYPEDSPFASYSCDADAIANPDNVTFITGYNTLIIGEDTGSGHQNDVIWALNLDDVDADDSRAGLTRIQTTPYGSETTSPYWYPNINGFGYLMSVIQHPYGESDDDKLAPGSLEHRAYTGYVGPFPAMDVTDE; encoded by the coding sequence ATGATTCCATTTTCCAAGACGCCGCTGGCGTTAAAGCTCGGCCTCAAAATAAGTGTGGCCGTGGCCGCATTCGCACTGCTGCCCGCCTGCAGCGACGACGATAATAATCGCAACAACCCGCCGGTGGTCACCCCGAACCCCAATCCCGGTGACGATGGAGATGACGGTGGCGATGAAACACCAGTACGCTCCCTGAGCTTCACCGGCGTACCGGCGCCTGCCACCGACAGCGAAAAACGTCAGATTCTCGCCTCACCCAAAGTCGAGGTGGACGGTGAAGAATACGATCTCGGCTTCCACACCCTGCTGCGCTCCGGCGACTCCGTTAATGGCAATGTGGTATTCGGTCAGTTGGTAGATGCTGCCGGCCAGCCGCTGTACGGCGAAGACGGCATGCTGAAAGTCACCGATGCCAACGAGCACACTTCCCTGTTGCCGATCGGCGAGCGCCTGTTTTCCGTATCGCAGATGGAAACCCGTCCCGGTGCCATGTTCCTGATGGAGCTGGACCAGAATCCGGAAAACGGTGAGCTTTCCACCAAGGACCTGTGGCAGATCGATCAGTCCGGCGTCGACGGCGGCTGGGTGCACTGCGCCGCTTCCGTAACGCCGTGGAACGCACACTTGGCGTCTGAAGAGTACGAGCCGGATGCCCGCAGTCTGCCTACCTATATCGAAGCGGCAGAAAACAGCTACGCCGCCGGCATGCTGGATTACTACGCCGATCCGGCCGAGTGGAACCCCTACTATTACGGCTGGAATATCGAGATCAATGTGACCGCCAAGGGAGACGCCGAGCCCATCACCGAGCTCAGCAAACACTACGCCATGGGGCGTATCGCTTTCGAGTTGTCCTACGTGATGCCCGACAGCAAAACCGTGTACATGACCGACGACGGTACCAACGTGGGCCTGTACATGTTTATCGCCGATACCGCCGGTGACCTCACTGCCGGTACCGTTTACGCAGCCAAATGGAACCAGACCTCTGGCGAGGGCCTGGGCAGCGCCGACCTCGAATGGATTTCTCTCGGTCATGCCAGCAACGACGAGATTGATGCAGCGGTACACGGTGGCGACGGCCAGCCCGCGGTGACCTTCGACGATATTTTTGACGTGGATGCTGAAGGCTGTGTAGAAACCGCCACCAACGGCAACACCGAATGTTTGAGCGTGAAACCGGGCATGGAGAAAATCGCCTCCCGCCTGGAAACCCGTCGCTACGCGGCACTGATGGGCGCTTCTACCGAATTCCGCAAGGAGGAAGGGGTCACCTTCGACCCGACCGGCAACAAACTGTATGTGGCCATGAGCTCCGTGGGCGCCGGTATGACCGACGATGTCGGCCATATCCAGATTGCGGCAGGCAATTCCTGTGGTGCGGTCTATGCGCTGGACGTGGCCGCGGACAGCGAAATCGGCTCCGATTACGTCGCCACCAATATGAACGGCCTGATCGGCGGTATCGAACTGACCAAAGAAACCCGGTACCCGGAAGACAGCCCGTTTGCCAGCTACAGTTGCGATGCGGATGCCATTGCCAACCCGGATAACGTTACCTTCATCACCGGTTACAACACCCTGATCATTGGTGAAGATACCGGCTCCGGTCACCAGAACGATGTGATCTGGGCCCTGAACCTGGATGACGTCGACGCAGACGATTCAAGGGCCGGCCTCACCCGGATTCAAACCACGCCCTACGGATCCGAGACCACCTCGCCCTACTGGTACCCGAACATCAACGGCTTCGGTTATCTGATGAGTGTGATCCAGCATCCCTACGGTGAGTCCGACGATGACAAACTGGCCCCGGGCTCCCTGGAGCACCGCGCCTATACCGGCTATGTAGGTCCTTTCCCGGCCATGGATGTCACTGACGAATAA
- the ubiB gene encoding ubiquinone biosynthesis regulatory protein kinase UbiB, whose translation MPIARSVTIARVFLRYRLNELVPAESQPLWLRVLWAPAKLLPSGKAKRMGRGERLRRALEDLGPIFVKFGQLLSTRPDLLPPDMVEELNHLQDNVPPYPADQCIARIETALGASVDELFAEFEREPLASASVAQVHAARLKGENGEAGQSVVVKVLRPGIGRIIGQDLQLLRHIARWIERFLPDGKRMRPVEVVEDYRHTIEGELDLVREAANGSELKRNFASSPLLYIPEVYWDYTRENVLVLERIDGIPVTDLDQLRAQGTNMALLAERGVEIFFKQVFEHNFFHADMHPGNIFVSRENPERPKYIAIDTAIVGSLTREDQYYLARNLLAMFRRDYRMVAELHVQSGWVRRDTPINAFEAAIRAVCEPIFEKPLGEISFARVLISLFQTARRFDMEVQPQLVLLQKTLLNIEGLGRQLYPQLDLWKTAHPFLERWMRERIHPKTIFGEIRRYGPEWLEKFPQLPQLAFSALEQGRDLAPQLHRLGIELAHSKRRGRTRYARMIAGVMLAAGAGLVASPGLLTQIPAASWALGAAALALLLWP comes from the coding sequence GTGCCGATTGCGAGAAGTGTGACCATTGCGCGGGTGTTCCTGCGCTACCGATTGAATGAGCTGGTGCCCGCGGAGAGTCAGCCCCTGTGGCTGCGCGTTCTGTGGGCGCCGGCGAAGCTGTTGCCGAGTGGCAAGGCAAAGCGCATGGGGCGCGGCGAACGCCTGCGGCGTGCGCTGGAGGATCTGGGGCCGATCTTTGTGAAGTTCGGCCAGTTGCTGTCTACCCGCCCGGACCTGCTGCCGCCGGATATGGTGGAGGAGCTGAACCACCTGCAGGACAACGTGCCGCCCTACCCCGCGGATCAGTGTATTGCGCGTATCGAAACGGCGCTCGGGGCCTCGGTGGACGAGTTGTTCGCGGAGTTCGAGCGCGAGCCACTGGCGTCGGCGTCGGTGGCGCAGGTGCACGCGGCGCGTCTGAAGGGCGAAAACGGGGAAGCCGGTCAATCCGTGGTGGTGAAGGTGCTGCGCCCGGGTATTGGCCGTATTATCGGGCAGGATCTGCAGCTGCTGCGTCATATCGCGCGCTGGATCGAGCGCTTCCTGCCGGATGGCAAGCGTATGCGCCCGGTGGAGGTGGTGGAAGACTACCGCCATACCATCGAGGGCGAGCTGGACCTGGTGCGTGAGGCGGCCAACGGGTCGGAGCTGAAGCGCAATTTTGCCAGCTCTCCCCTGCTCTACATTCCCGAGGTTTACTGGGACTACACCCGCGAAAATGTGCTGGTGCTGGAGCGCATTGACGGTATCCCAGTGACCGATCTCGATCAGCTGCGGGCCCAGGGCACCAATATGGCGCTGCTGGCGGAGCGCGGGGTGGAGATCTTCTTCAAGCAGGTGTTCGAGCACAACTTCTTCCACGCCGACATGCATCCGGGCAATATCTTTGTGTCGCGGGAAAACCCCGAGCGACCCAAATACATTGCCATCGATACCGCCATCGTCGGCAGCCTGACCCGGGAAGATCAGTACTACCTGGCGCGCAATCTGCTCGCCATGTTCCGCCGTGACTACCGCATGGTAGCGGAGCTGCATGTGCAGAGCGGTTGGGTGCGTCGGGATACGCCGATCAACGCTTTCGAGGCGGCGATCCGTGCGGTGTGCGAACCGATCTTCGAGAAGCCCCTGGGGGAGATCTCCTTCGCTCGGGTACTGATCAGCCTGTTCCAGACCGCCAGAAGGTTCGATATGGAGGTGCAGCCGCAACTGGTGCTGCTGCAGAAAACCCTGCTCAATATCGAGGGCCTGGGGCGACAGCTTTATCCGCAGCTGGATCTGTGGAAGACTGCCCATCCATTCCTGGAGCGATGGATGCGCGAACGTATCCATCCGAAGACGATCTTCGGCGAAATCCGTCGATACGGGCCGGAATGGCTGGAGAAGTTTCCGCAGCTGCCGCAGCTGGCGTTTTCCGCCCTGGAACAGGGGCGGGATCTGGCTCCCCAGTTGCACCGCCTTGGGATTGAGCTGGCGCACAGCAAGCGCCGGGGGCGCACGCGCTACGCGCGGATGATTGCGGGGGTAATGCTCGCCGCCGGCGCCGGGCTGGTGGCCTCGCCGGGGTTGTTGACCCAGATCCCCGCCGCGAGCTGGGCGCTGGGCGCTGCGGCACTGGCCCTGTTGTTGTGGCCCTGA
- the tatA gene encoding twin-arginine translocase TatA/TatE family subunit, translated as MGNIGWQQLLILLVIVLLIFGTKRLRNIGGDLGGAIKGFKKAMKEEDKKKGDDEEAEPKDPELLNKDEKGEPTKPGQKASSEDKHTQDK; from the coding sequence ATGGGAAATATAGGCTGGCAACAATTACTGATTCTGCTGGTGATCGTATTGCTGATCTTCGGCACCAAACGTCTGCGCAATATCGGCGGTGACCTCGGTGGTGCGATCAAGGGCTTCAAGAAAGCCATGAAGGAAGAAGACAAGAAGAAAGGCGACGACGAAGAAGCAGAGCCAAAAGATCCGGAGTTGCTGAACAAGGACGAGAAAGGCGAGCCCACCAAGCCCGGGCAGAAAGCTTCATCAGAAGATAAGCACACCCAGGACAAGTAA